From a single Gemmatimonadota bacterium genomic region:
- the dnaE gene encoding DNA polymerase III subunit alpha: MSFVHLHTHSEYSLLDGANRIRDLVRRAGELEMPALALTDHGCLFGAWTFQKEARKAGIKPIIGMEAYVAPGDRRERGRSGQGERAYYHLVLLARDITGYRNLVKLSSLGYTQGFYHRPRVDREILEAHSEGLIVSSACMAGEVARHLLADDYEGARQAASWYAEVFKDRYYLEVQAHESEGQLLLNERVFHLAEDLGLPVVATNDAHFLKPEDHDAHDVLLCIGLGKDFSDPARMRYDGGLYFKSAEEIGGFFPGRTDVLENTLLIADQVDLEFERTYHLPNFPLPEPYSDPNDYLVFLAEQGARERYGDPLPDAARERLDYELGVITQTGYAGYFLIVWDFIAWAREQGIPVGPGRGSAAGSLVAYALGITNLDPIRFDLLFERFLNPERISMPDIDIDFCFERRGEVIEHVREKYGRDAVGQIITFGTMKSRAVIRDVGRTLGFEPSETDRIAKLIPNAPGQSFTVEEAVKNLKEVRDLYTADDRHRKLFDYSMTLEGLSRHASVHAAGVVIAPGPLDEYVPVCIQSRGGRSNGDNGDEAPDVVTQYDMNCLEDAGMLKMDFLGLKTLTVISDAVTMVKERHGALVHPVSGDVYESMDDVPLDDAAVYKMLSHGGTQGVFQFESSLATDKLRAMRCDRFEDLVATNALIRPGPLDSGMADVYVRRKLGQEPVRYPHPDLEKTLEPTYGVIVYQEQVMRIANVLAGFSLAEADVLRKAVGKKIQELIEKELGKFVERAVERGVNKRVAEDLAQQIETFGRYGFNKSHAAAYSLISYQTAWLKAHYPSEFMAALLSSVLDKTDDVVAYIGECRSLPKSVERLEEPVEVLAPDVNQSRWKFTVVDPHRIRFGLGAVKGVGSAAVDSILRARRDGPFKSLFDFLERVELRALGKRATEALIAAGALDDFGHRAQLLAGLDTAFAEVQARQAEEAAGQASLFGGETAVARHAPPLPRVPEWTEPDRLAREKEALGFFISGHPLERMRDVVEAFGATNSTALRERVGQSVELAGVVTAVARQISRRDNSEWGKVTIEDFHGSATILAFKDAWEQNKALLQQDALVLISGKVSGRERDEEDPPVFLDGVQLLDDLSDSERLAVQIELEFSDTSSPDFERVREVLTRHPGKAPVEFRLGEDNGRPAPRLRSRSLTVRPDLDTLRALRELLGARRVKLIKR, translated from the coding sequence GTGAGCTTCGTCCACCTCCACACCCACTCCGAATACTCCCTCCTCGACGGCGCCAACCGTATCCGTGATCTGGTGCGGCGCGCGGGCGAGCTCGAGATGCCCGCGCTCGCTCTGACCGACCACGGCTGCCTGTTCGGCGCCTGGACCTTCCAGAAGGAAGCGCGCAAAGCAGGGATCAAGCCGATCATCGGCATGGAGGCGTACGTGGCGCCGGGAGATCGGCGCGAACGCGGACGCTCGGGACAGGGTGAGCGCGCCTACTACCACCTGGTGCTGCTGGCGCGAGACATCACGGGGTATCGCAACCTGGTCAAGCTCAGCTCGCTCGGATACACGCAAGGGTTCTACCACCGTCCCCGCGTGGACCGGGAGATCCTGGAAGCACACTCTGAGGGGCTGATCGTCAGCTCCGCCTGCATGGCCGGCGAAGTGGCCCGTCATCTCCTGGCGGACGACTACGAGGGCGCCCGCCAGGCGGCCTCCTGGTACGCGGAGGTCTTCAAGGACCGCTACTACCTCGAGGTACAGGCCCACGAGTCGGAAGGGCAGCTCCTGCTCAACGAGCGCGTGTTCCACCTCGCTGAGGACCTTGGGCTTCCGGTCGTCGCGACCAACGATGCGCACTTCCTCAAGCCCGAGGATCACGACGCGCACGACGTGTTGCTCTGCATCGGACTGGGCAAGGATTTCTCGGACCCCGCTCGCATGCGCTACGACGGGGGCTTGTACTTCAAGTCGGCCGAGGAGATCGGGGGCTTCTTCCCCGGGCGAACGGACGTGTTGGAGAACACGCTCCTCATCGCCGATCAGGTGGACCTCGAGTTCGAGCGAACCTATCACCTGCCCAACTTCCCACTCCCGGAACCCTACTCCGACCCCAACGACTATCTGGTCTTCCTGGCGGAGCAGGGGGCACGTGAGCGCTACGGGGATCCGCTCCCCGACGCGGCCCGGGAGCGCCTGGACTACGAGCTGGGCGTGATCACGCAGACGGGGTACGCCGGGTATTTCCTCATCGTCTGGGACTTCATCGCCTGGGCACGCGAGCAGGGCATCCCCGTCGGGCCCGGTCGTGGCTCGGCCGCGGGTTCGTTGGTGGCCTATGCGCTCGGAATCACCAACCTCGATCCGATCCGGTTCGACCTGCTGTTCGAGCGTTTCCTGAATCCCGAACGTATCTCGATGCCCGACATCGATATCGACTTCTGCTTCGAACGCCGGGGCGAGGTCATCGAGCACGTGCGCGAGAAGTACGGGCGGGATGCCGTCGGCCAGATCATCACGTTCGGGACCATGAAGAGCCGGGCGGTCATCCGCGACGTGGGTCGCACGCTGGGCTTCGAGCCCTCCGAGACCGACCGGATCGCCAAGCTCATCCCCAACGCGCCGGGGCAGAGCTTCACCGTCGAAGAGGCCGTCAAGAACCTGAAGGAGGTACGAGACCTCTACACGGCCGACGACCGCCACCGGAAGCTGTTCGACTACTCGATGACGCTGGAGGGCCTTTCCCGCCACGCGTCGGTCCACGCCGCCGGTGTCGTCATCGCTCCCGGGCCGCTGGACGAGTACGTGCCGGTGTGCATCCAGAGCCGGGGCGGGCGTAGCAATGGGGACAACGGGGACGAGGCGCCCGACGTCGTGACGCAGTACGACATGAACTGCCTCGAAGACGCCGGGATGCTCAAGATGGACTTCCTGGGCCTGAAGACCCTGACCGTCATTTCCGACGCGGTGACGATGGTCAAGGAACGGCACGGGGCCCTCGTCCACCCGGTCAGTGGCGACGTGTACGAGTCGATGGACGACGTTCCGCTGGACGATGCCGCTGTGTATAAGATGCTGTCCCACGGCGGGACCCAGGGAGTGTTCCAGTTCGAGTCGTCGCTGGCTACGGACAAGCTGCGCGCCATGCGCTGCGACCGCTTCGAAGACCTGGTGGCCACGAACGCGCTGATCCGGCCGGGACCGCTCGATTCCGGCATGGCCGACGTCTACGTGCGCCGCAAGCTCGGTCAGGAGCCGGTGCGCTACCCGCATCCGGACCTGGAAAAGACGCTCGAGCCCACCTATGGCGTGATCGTCTACCAGGAACAGGTGATGCGAATCGCCAACGTGCTGGCTGGCTTCTCGTTGGCCGAAGCCGACGTGCTCCGCAAGGCGGTGGGCAAGAAGATCCAGGAGTTGATCGAGAAGGAGCTGGGGAAGTTCGTCGAGCGTGCAGTCGAGCGTGGCGTGAACAAGCGGGTGGCGGAGGACCTGGCCCAGCAGATCGAGACGTTCGGTCGCTATGGCTTCAACAAGAGCCACGCGGCCGCCTATTCGCTGATCTCCTACCAGACGGCCTGGCTCAAGGCACACTATCCGTCCGAGTTCATGGCCGCGCTGCTCTCTTCGGTACTGGACAAGACGGACGACGTGGTCGCCTACATCGGTGAGTGTCGTAGTCTGCCGAAGAGCGTCGAGCGCCTCGAAGAGCCGGTCGAGGTGCTGGCTCCCGATGTGAACCAGTCCCGCTGGAAGTTCACGGTGGTCGACCCCCACCGCATCCGCTTCGGCCTGGGAGCGGTGAAGGGCGTCGGCTCGGCCGCCGTGGACTCGATCCTGCGCGCCCGCAGAGACGGCCCCTTCAAGAGTCTCTTCGACTTCCTGGAACGCGTGGAGCTCAGGGCCTTGGGCAAGCGCGCCACCGAAGCGCTCATCGCGGCGGGGGCATTGGACGACTTCGGGCACCGCGCCCAGCTGTTGGCGGGACTCGACACGGCCTTCGCCGAGGTGCAGGCCCGTCAGGCGGAGGAGGCTGCGGGTCAGGCGTCCCTCTTCGGTGGCGAGACGGCCGTGGCCCGCCACGCGCCTCCCCTCCCCAGGGTGCCGGAATGGACCGAGCCGGACCGTCTGGCACGCGAAAAGGAGGCGCTGGGCTTCTTCATCTCCGGGCATCCGCTGGAGCGCATGCGCGATGTGGTCGAGGCCTTCGGGGCCACCAACAGCACCGCGCTGCGCGAGCGCGTGGGGCAGTCGGTGGAGCTCGCCGGTGTCGTCACCGCCGTGGCCCGCCAGATCTCCAGGCGCGACAACTCCGAGTGGGGGAAGGTCACGATCGAGGATTTCCACGGTTCGGCGACCATCCTGGCCTTCAAGGATGCCTGGGAGCAGAACAAGGCGTTGCTGCAGCAAGACGCACTGGTGCTCATCTCGGGAAAGGTCTCCGGTCGCGAGCGCGACGAGGAGGATCCGCCCGTGTTCCTCGACGGCGTGCAACTCCTGGACGACCTCTCCGATTCCGAGCGGCTGGCCGTCCAGATCGAACTCGAGTTCTCCGACACGTCTTCCCCGGACTTCGAGCGCGTGCGTGAGGTTCTGACCCGACACCCCGGGAAGGCACCCGTCGAGTTCCGCCTCGGGGAGGACAATGGCCGACCGGCTCCGCGACTGCGTTCGCGCTCCCTGACCGTGCGCCCCGACCTGGATACCTTGCGAGCGCTCCGCGAGCTGCTGGGCGCCCGGCGGGTCAAGCTGATCAAGCGCTGA
- a CDS encoding DUF4837 family protein codes for MRRITVVTLLACLAPVACGKSGAYGDANSIIVGVPNELWEVVSGSTREALERRVFTVADEKAFTVTQIDPREADWNNLRQFKQVLLMGGENEPWIQEALERREGNVALAPPQILQAHDVWARSQLVTIVLLNEGDPSAQVERLLPELSSLYEEQYRAYVVARMFLTGRDTALADTLRQQAGFELLLPEVYRWQHQDSTYVFRNDNPDPSELIRQVAVTWWSPVPPNVQPETLLGWRDEIAKKYYQDEQVVKLEGVQGGPGTIAGHQAYEIRATWENPPGGWPAGGPILMRAIVCEDQDRLYLLDAWLYAPGKEKYEYMIQLETILNSFRCG; via the coding sequence TTGCGCAGGATCACCGTTGTCACCCTGCTTGCGTGCCTCGCCCCCGTCGCGTGCGGGAAGAGCGGCGCCTATGGAGACGCCAACAGCATCATCGTGGGCGTCCCCAATGAGCTCTGGGAGGTCGTGTCGGGGTCGACGCGCGAAGCGCTGGAGCGCCGGGTCTTCACCGTCGCGGACGAGAAGGCGTTCACCGTCACGCAGATCGACCCGCGGGAGGCGGACTGGAACAACCTCCGCCAGTTCAAGCAGGTGCTCCTCATGGGGGGCGAGAACGAGCCTTGGATCCAGGAGGCGCTGGAGCGCCGCGAGGGCAACGTGGCACTCGCTCCCCCCCAGATCCTGCAGGCGCACGACGTCTGGGCCCGAAGCCAGCTGGTCACGATCGTGCTGCTCAACGAAGGCGACCCATCCGCGCAGGTGGAGCGGCTGCTCCCCGAGCTGTCCTCGCTCTACGAGGAGCAGTACCGGGCGTACGTGGTGGCCCGCATGTTCCTCACCGGGCGGGACACGGCGCTCGCCGATACGCTCCGGCAGCAGGCGGGCTTCGAGCTACTGCTTCCCGAAGTCTATCGCTGGCAGCATCAGGACAGCACCTATGTCTTCCGCAACGACAACCCCGACCCCTCGGAGCTGATCCGGCAGGTCGCCGTGACCTGGTGGAGCCCCGTCCCTCCCAACGTCCAGCCGGAGACGCTGCTCGGTTGGCGGGACGAGATCGCCAAGAAGTACTACCAGGATGAGCAGGTCGTGAAGTTGGAGGGCGTCCAGGGCGGGCCAGGCACCATCGCCGGGCATCAGGCCTACGAGATCCGCGCAACCTGGGAGAATCCCCCTGGAGGGTGGCCGGCTGGCGGACCCATCCTGATGCGGGCCATCGTGTGCGAGGATCAGGATCGCCTGTACCTGCTCGATGCCTGGCTGTATGCGCCGGGGAAAGAGAAGTACGAGTACATGATCCAACTCGAGACCATTCTGAACTCGTTCCGTTGCGGCTGA
- a CDS encoding YncE family protein has protein sequence MGVALTDFSSPAHVAEGGGFQAPPPSLRSGAGAGRGARRKARGTAAGGMRWAGLALAYLFGCTTLLAAQSDPEARGTRPAEYRVYVANESSDLVSRVVFAPGKGARVEKEIPVGIMPADNDGAHGITVSPDGDFWYVTVAHGTPYGSLWKFHAGPDTLVGRATLGLFPATMGVTPDGQFMFVANFNLHGDMVPSDVSVVYTPQMMEVARIPTCLMPHGSRLDRTGNRQYSACMHSDQLVEIDLGTFEVSRRLSVTPGSEGALALEDRGQHMGQDAAMDHAAHRQRAAMAAGEVCSPTWAEPGAGGRAGFVYVACNKHGEILEVDVESWSVRRHIPTGKAPYNLEATEDGRLLVATLKSEQAVALIDLESGREVARIPTSRPITHGVVASPDSRYAFVTNEAIGSVKGTLDVFDLERRERVASVDLGHQSGGIGFWRMTPVGVRP, from the coding sequence GTGGGAGTAGCCCTGACGGACTTCTCCAGTCCCGCCCACGTTGCGGAGGGAGGCGGGTTCCAGGCCCCGCCTCCCTCTTTGCGTTCGGGCGCCGGAGCCGGACGCGGGGCGAGGCGGAAAGCCCGCGGCACCGCTGCCGGCGGCATGCGCTGGGCCGGGCTCGCTCTCGCCTATCTGTTCGGCTGCACCACCTTGCTGGCCGCTCAGTCCGACCCCGAGGCCCGCGGCACGCGCCCCGCTGAATACCGCGTCTACGTCGCCAACGAGTCCTCCGACCTCGTCAGCCGCGTGGTGTTCGCTCCAGGAAAGGGGGCGCGGGTGGAGAAGGAGATCCCGGTCGGGATCATGCCCGCTGACAACGACGGGGCCCACGGCATCACCGTCTCACCCGATGGCGATTTCTGGTATGTCACCGTAGCCCATGGAACGCCGTACGGCTCGTTGTGGAAGTTCCACGCAGGTCCGGACACGCTGGTGGGCCGCGCGACGTTGGGCCTGTTCCCGGCCACCATGGGAGTGACGCCGGACGGCCAGTTCATGTTCGTGGCCAACTTCAATCTCCACGGCGACATGGTGCCTTCGGACGTCTCCGTGGTCTACACCCCGCAAATGATGGAGGTGGCCCGCATCCCCACCTGCCTCATGCCGCATGGAAGTCGCCTCGATCGGACCGGGAACCGACAGTACTCTGCGTGCATGCACTCCGATCAGCTCGTGGAGATCGATCTGGGAACATTCGAGGTGAGTCGCCGGCTGTCGGTCACTCCGGGCTCGGAAGGGGCCTTGGCGCTGGAGGATCGTGGCCAGCATATGGGCCAAGATGCCGCCATGGATCACGCGGCCCACCGCCAGCGGGCGGCGATGGCCGCGGGGGAGGTGTGCTCCCCGACCTGGGCGGAGCCGGGCGCCGGTGGGCGCGCGGGGTTCGTCTACGTCGCGTGCAACAAGCACGGTGAGATCCTGGAGGTGGACGTCGAGTCCTGGTCGGTGCGCCGCCACATTCCCACGGGCAAGGCGCCCTACAACCTCGAGGCCACCGAAGACGGCCGCTTGCTGGTCGCTACGCTCAAGAGCGAGCAGGCGGTGGCCCTCATCGATCTGGAGAGCGGGCGCGAAGTGGCTCGCATCCCGACGAGCCGACCCATCACCCACGGCGTGGTCGCCAGCCCGGACAGCCGCTACGCGTTCGTCACCAACGAGGCCATCGGGTCGGTGAAAGGCACGCTCGACGTATTCGACCTCGAGCGTCGAGAGCGCGTTGCCAGCGTGGACCTGGGTCATCAGTCGGGCGGCATCGGCTTCTGGAGGATGACGCCGGTGGGTGTGCGGCCCTGA
- a CDS encoding M28 family peptidase, with the protein MVAEIPGTDAGAPRVVIAAHYDTVAGSPGADDNASGVAGVLECARLLAGRRPRATVELVAFDLEESQRTTYRVGSRHHAREARRAGVRYAGALVFEMIGYSDERPGSQRVPALIAWKRIPRVGNFLAVTGDGQSRRLLRTFREAARVAAPELPLVPLVTPLRGWLVWQTRLSDNASFWSEGYPALMVTDTAFLRNPHYHRPTDVAATLDYAFMASVVDATMETVVRLAGC; encoded by the coding sequence GTGGTGGCGGAGATCCCGGGCACCGATGCCGGCGCCCCGCGCGTCGTGATCGCCGCCCACTACGACACCGTGGCCGGTAGTCCCGGCGCCGACGACAACGCCAGTGGAGTCGCGGGCGTGCTGGAATGCGCCCGACTGCTCGCCGGGCGCCGACCGCGGGCGACGGTCGAGCTGGTGGCGTTCGATCTCGAGGAGTCGCAGCGTACCACCTACCGCGTGGGGAGTCGTCACCATGCGCGCGAGGCCCGTCGCGCGGGGGTGCGCTATGCGGGAGCCCTGGTTTTCGAGATGATCGGCTACTCGGACGAGCGGCCCGGGTCCCAGCGGGTGCCGGCGTTGATCGCCTGGAAGCGCATACCTCGGGTGGGAAACTTCCTGGCCGTGACGGGTGACGGGCAGTCGCGGCGTCTGTTGCGGACGTTCCGGGAGGCCGCGCGGGTGGCGGCGCCTGAGCTGCCGCTGGTGCCGCTGGTGACGCCCCTGCGTGGCTGGCTGGTGTGGCAGACCCGCCTGTCGGACAACGCCAGCTTCTGGTCGGAGGGCTATCCGGCCTTGATGGTCACCGACACCGCCTTCCTGCGGAACCCACACTACCATCGGCCCACTGATGTGGCCGCCACGCTGGACTACGCGTTCATGGCGTCCGTGGTCGACGCCACCATGGAGACCGTGGTCCGCCTGGCCGGCTGCTGA
- a CDS encoding mechanosensitive ion channel: MQVPGDSTALAEITQGAVRTVRGWLDTHLITLSGQDIAVSDVLAGLLVLALGWLLARMSRRVVAGLFRARRVYDEGLIGTVQRLVKYAILVIVLFMALDQVGIDLSTLFAAGAIAAVAIGFALQTILQNFVAGIILLLERSITPLDVLNIDGQIVRVVDMRIRSTIVRTLDEEEIIIPNSQLVQNSVKNYTLRDNLYRLRTQVGVAYGSDVDEVFEVLRQAAKSVSHQEEKREPRILFWAFGSSSLDFDVSIWVRDVWTTRITRSELNHVIWRYLRDAGITVAFPQLDVHLDRPVVDALRGRVQDEVEPG; encoded by the coding sequence ATGCAAGTCCCGGGCGACTCCACCGCCCTGGCCGAGATCACGCAGGGTGCGGTACGCACCGTGCGGGGGTGGCTGGACACCCATCTCATCACCCTGAGCGGTCAGGACATCGCCGTATCCGACGTCCTGGCGGGCCTGCTGGTGCTGGCCCTGGGTTGGCTCCTCGCACGCATGAGCCGCCGCGTGGTGGCGGGCTTGTTCCGAGCCCGCCGCGTGTACGACGAAGGCCTGATCGGTACGGTCCAGCGCCTGGTGAAGTACGCGATCCTGGTCATCGTGCTGTTCATGGCGCTCGACCAGGTTGGAATCGACCTCTCGACGCTGTTCGCGGCCGGTGCCATCGCGGCCGTGGCCATCGGGTTCGCGCTCCAGACCATCCTGCAGAACTTCGTGGCGGGGATCATCCTGCTGTTGGAGCGCAGCATCACGCCGCTGGACGTCCTGAACATCGATGGACAGATCGTACGCGTGGTCGATATGCGGATCCGGTCCACCATCGTGCGCACGTTGGATGAAGAGGAGATCATCATCCCCAACTCGCAGTTGGTGCAGAACAGCGTCAAGAACTACACGCTGCGGGACAACTTGTACCGGCTCCGCACCCAGGTGGGAGTGGCCTACGGCTCTGACGTGGATGAGGTGTTCGAGGTCCTCAGGCAGGCCGCCAAATCCGTCTCCCACCAGGAAGAGAAGCGTGAGCCCCGCATCCTCTTCTGGGCTTTCGGGTCCTCGTCCCTCGACTTCGACGTCTCCATCTGGGTGCGCGACGTCTGGACGACCCGCATCACGCGGTCCGAGTTGAACCACGTCATCTGGCGCTACCTGAGGGACGCGGGGATCACGGTGGCGTTCCCGCAACTCGACGTGCACCTGGATCGTCCCGTCGTGGACGCGCTCCGGGGCCGGGTCCAGGACGAGGTCGAGCCCGGCTGA
- the corA gene encoding magnesium/cobalt transporter CorA encodes MANSKPKSKRNRRRALRRLRGRAKAKAPGAAPGTLVHTGVAREGPVTITALDFDGTRIDEKTLPDAEACRALVAQPGITWINVDGLHDTALIEAIGTRFGIHKLVLEDIVHPTQRAKAEAYEGHLFIVLRMLRIDAEAMEVSDEQVSLILGPDYVLSFQETPGDVFDPVRDRLKSARGIIRTRGADYLAYALIDAVVDHYFHVVEVISDQADVLEEGLLDEAGIHSGGAIHHLKREALILRRAVWPLRDAVSTLYRDESPLIQRETRTFLRDVYDHTVQVIDAIETMRDVLTGAMDLQLSIQSNRMNEVMKVLTIMASIFIPLSFLAGLYGMNFDDMPELHLRWGYPALLGVMVSVVIGMLVFFRRKRWL; translated from the coding sequence ATGGCCAATTCCAAGCCGAAGTCGAAGCGGAACCGGCGGCGCGCCCTGCGCCGCTTGCGGGGCCGAGCCAAGGCGAAGGCGCCCGGCGCCGCTCCGGGGACGCTCGTCCACACCGGCGTGGCCCGTGAGGGGCCGGTCACCATCACGGCACTGGACTTCGATGGGACCCGCATCGACGAAAAGACCCTTCCGGACGCGGAGGCCTGCCGGGCTCTGGTGGCACAGCCCGGGATCACCTGGATCAATGTCGACGGGCTGCACGACACCGCCCTGATCGAGGCCATCGGGACCCGGTTCGGCATCCACAAGCTGGTCCTCGAGGACATCGTGCATCCGACGCAGCGGGCGAAGGCGGAGGCCTACGAAGGCCACCTCTTCATCGTGCTGCGCATGTTGCGCATCGATGCGGAGGCCATGGAGGTCAGCGACGAACAGGTCAGCCTCATCCTGGGACCCGACTACGTGCTCTCCTTCCAGGAGACGCCCGGAGACGTCTTCGACCCGGTGCGCGACCGTCTCAAGTCGGCACGGGGCATCATCCGCACGCGCGGGGCCGACTACCTGGCCTATGCGCTCATCGACGCCGTGGTCGACCACTACTTCCATGTGGTGGAGGTCATCTCCGACCAGGCGGACGTGCTGGAGGAAGGGCTCCTGGACGAGGCGGGCATCCACAGCGGGGGAGCCATCCACCACCTGAAGCGCGAGGCCCTGATCCTGCGGCGGGCCGTTTGGCCGCTGCGCGACGCCGTGAGTACCCTGTACCGCGATGAGTCGCCTCTCATCCAGCGCGAGACGCGCACGTTCCTGCGGGACGTCTACGACCACACGGTGCAGGTGATCGACGCCATCGAGACCATGCGTGACGTACTCACCGGCGCCATGGACCTCCAGCTCTCCATCCAGAGCAATCGCATGAACGAGGTGATGAAGGTGCTGACCATCATGGCCAGCATCTTCATTCCGCTCTCCTTCCTGGCCGGGCTCTACGGCATGAACTTCGACGACATGCCCGAGCTGCACCTGCGCTGGGGGTATCCCGCCCTGCTCGGGGTCATGGTGAGCGTGGTGATCGGCATGCTGGTCTTCTTCCGACGAAAGCGATGGCTCTAG
- a CDS encoding anthranilate synthase component I family protein has translation MRSFFDITADLDTPVSAYLKLKSLEPRFLLESVEGGERIARFSFIGLGVGLEVRLDGDGITVDGERRPLPSGRNELLAEIRAAVERAPRPRPAPPGVPFTGGLVGALGFGLHRWFEEVVERGPAPEPPRGRFFAPRSVLVFDHMTRRAGLLHDGSEEERAALRQQVVTALRGALPEPAPAGTHEPPVGSLSPDAFTEAVLRAKRHIEAGDIYQIVLSIGFSGRTDLHPFEVYRALRLLNPSPYLYYLDFGDLQIVGSSPEALVTLSGREASLRPIAGTRPRAPSEAEDEERIRDLLADPKENAEHVMLVDLARNDLGRVAVPGSVQVTPYRTIERYSHVIHMVSGVRGVLAPGRDGLDLFAAAFPAGTVVGAPKIRAGEIIRQLEPTPRGFYAGSVGYFGAGGTLDQAIAIRTLVFENGRYTYQAGAGIVADSDPVREYQEVLAKSEALRSALAWAQEGL, from the coding sequence ATGCGATCGTTCTTCGACATCACCGCGGACCTGGATACGCCGGTGTCCGCGTACCTGAAGCTGAAATCCCTCGAGCCGCGCTTCCTGCTCGAGAGCGTCGAAGGCGGAGAGCGCATCGCGCGCTTCTCCTTCATCGGGCTGGGCGTCGGCTTGGAGGTCCGGTTGGACGGGGACGGGATCACGGTGGATGGCGAGCGCCGTCCGCTGCCGTCTGGTCGGAACGAGCTTCTGGCCGAGATCCGGGCCGCCGTGGAGCGCGCTCCCCGGCCCCGACCGGCCCCGCCGGGGGTGCCCTTCACGGGGGGACTGGTGGGCGCGCTCGGCTTCGGCTTGCACCGCTGGTTCGAGGAGGTGGTCGAACGCGGCCCTGCGCCGGAGCCCCCACGGGGACGGTTCTTCGCGCCGCGTTCGGTGCTGGTCTTCGACCACATGACGCGGCGCGCCGGCCTGCTGCACGATGGATCCGAGGAGGAGCGCGCGGCCCTGCGGCAGCAGGTGGTGACAGCGCTGCGGGGAGCGCTTCCGGAGCCGGCGCCCGCCGGCACGCACGAGCCGCCGGTCGGGAGCTTGTCTCCCGACGCCTTCACCGAAGCGGTGCTGCGCGCCAAACGGCACATCGAGGCGGGGGACATCTACCAGATCGTGCTGTCCATCGGCTTCAGCGGCCGGACGGATCTGCATCCCTTCGAGGTGTATCGCGCGCTACGCCTGCTCAATCCTTCGCCCTACCTTTACTACCTGGACTTCGGCGACCTCCAGATCGTGGGCTCCTCGCCCGAGGCACTGGTCACACTCAGCGGCCGCGAGGCCAGCCTGCGACCGATCGCCGGTACCCGGCCGCGCGCCCCGTCGGAAGCGGAGGACGAAGAGCGCATCCGCGATCTGCTGGCGGACCCCAAAGAGAACGCCGAGCACGTGATGTTGGTGGACCTGGCGCGCAACGACCTGGGGCGGGTGGCGGTACCGGGCAGCGTGCAGGTCACGCCCTACCGCACCATCGAGCGCTACAGCCACGTCATCCACATGGTGAGCGGCGTGCGCGGGGTGCTGGCTCCGGGAAGAGATGGTCTCGATCTCTTCGCCGCGGCGTTCCCAGCGGGAACCGTGGTAGGGGCGCCCAAGATCAGGGCCGGCGAGATCATCCGACAGTTGGAGCCGACGCCACGCGGGTTCTATGCGGGCTCGGTCGGATACTTCGGGGCGGGCGGCACGCTCGACCAGGCCATCGCCATCCGCACGCTGGTCTTCGAGAACGGACGCTACACCTATCAGGCGGGCGCCGGCATCGTGGCGGACAGCGATCCCGTCCGCGAATACCAGGAGGTTCTCGCCAAGAGCGAGGCGCTCAGGTCCGCGCTGGCCTGGGCCCAGGAGGGACTATGA
- a CDS encoding aminodeoxychorismate/anthranilate synthase component II — protein MTTSARVLLIDNYDSFTYNLVQAFQVLGADVDVRRNDEVGVDILDHARPTHLVISPGPGHPADAGASVDVIRAAAGRVPVLGVCLGHQAIAVAHGLEVGRAGRLMHGKTSRVYHDHRTLFEGLPNPFEAGRYHSLAVAEPPEESGLVVSAYTSDGEVMGVRHRQLPIEGVQFHPESILTPEGGRLLKNFLTQR, from the coding sequence ATGACCACGTCGGCGCGCGTGCTGTTGATCGACAACTACGATTCCTTCACCTACAACCTCGTGCAGGCCTTCCAGGTCCTGGGCGCCGATGTCGACGTACGCCGCAACGACGAGGTCGGGGTCGACATTCTCGATCATGCCCGTCCGACCCATCTGGTGATCTCACCCGGGCCGGGCCATCCCGCGGACGCGGGCGCGTCGGTGGACGTGATCCGGGCCGCGGCCGGCCGGGTCCCGGTGCTGGGCGTTTGTCTGGGACATCAGGCCATCGCGGTTGCACACGGCCTGGAGGTGGGCCGCGCCGGGCGTCTCATGCACGGGAAGACCTCGCGCGTGTACCACGACCACCGCACCCTGTTCGAGGGGTTGCCCAATCCCTTCGAGGCGGGCCGCTACCACTCGTTGGCCGTGGCCGAGCCGCCGGAAGAGAGCGGGCTGGTGGTGTCCGCCTACACGTCGGACGGGGAGGTGATGGGGGTGCGACACCGGCAGCTGCCCATCGAAGGGGTCCAGTTCCACCCCGAGAGCATCCTGACGCCCGAAGGCGGGCGTCTCCTCAAGAACTTCCTGACCCAGCGCTGA